One region of Methanosphaera cuniculi genomic DNA includes:
- a CDS encoding elongation factor EF-2, with the protein MSRRDQMIKKIKELMYEPEYIRNIGIVAHIDHGKTTLSDNLLAAAGMISSELAGDQRFLDFDEQEQERGITIDAANVSMVHSYEDNQYLINLIDTPGHVDFGGDVTRAMRAVDGAVVVVCAVEGIMPQTETVLRQALKENVRPVLFINKVDRLINELKLDDLELQNRFIKIIAGVNKLIKNMAPEQFKEEWQVKIEDGTVAFGSAYHNWAINVPEMMKTNITFKDIIQYCNDDNQKELASKIKIEEVILGMVVEHLPSPKIAQAYRVPKIWSGDIDSVEGQGMINTDSTSPLAVMVTDVSIDKHAGEIATGRVYGGSIEKGSEIFFVGSMSKARTQQVGVYMGPERINTDIVPAGNIVAITGARGAIAGETITDADHNIAPFESLEHISEPVVTVAVEAKNTKDLPKLIEVLRQVGKEDPTLRVEINEETGEHLIAGMGELHLEVIIYRINDKGLEVETSEPIVVYRETIAGTATNVEGKSPNKHNRFYIDIEPLSDDLMNAISEGEIQEGRVKGKESAKVFQDHGLDKDEAKKVWDVYKHSIFVNKTRGIQYLDEIKELLMEGFESALDDGPLADEKAMGIKISLMDAKIHEDAVHRGPAQVLPAIRKAVYGGIMLAQPTLMEPMQKVYISVPQDYMGAATREIQNRRGQIVEMGQEGDMSTIESKVPVSEMFGFAGDIRSAAEGRCIWSTENSGFERIPRELQNQIVREIRERKGLSPEPYGPDHYLG; encoded by the coding sequence ATCAGAACTTGCTGGAGATCAAAGATTCCTTGATTTTGATGAACAAGAACAAGAAAGAGGAATTACAATTGATGCAGCAAACGTATCAATGGTACACTCATATGAAGATAACCAATACTTAATTAACCTTATTGATACACCAGGACACGTTGACTTTGGTGGAGACGTAACACGTGCAATGAGAGCAGTAGATGGAGCTGTAGTAGTTGTATGTGCTGTAGAAGGTATCATGCCTCAAACAGAAACAGTATTAAGACAAGCTTTAAAAGAAAATGTAAGACCTGTACTTTTCATTAACAAAGTAGACAGACTTATAAACGAATTAAAACTTGACGACCTTGAATTACAAAACAGATTCATAAAAATCATTGCAGGAGTAAACAAACTCATCAAAAACATGGCTCCTGAACAATTCAAAGAAGAATGGCAAGTAAAAATCGAAGATGGTACAGTAGCATTCGGATCAGCATACCACAACTGGGCTATTAACGTACCTGAAATGATGAAAACAAATATCACATTTAAAGACATCATCCAATACTGTAATGATGACAACCAAAAAGAACTTGCAAGTAAAATAAAAATCGAAGAAGTAATTCTCGGTATGGTAGTAGAACACTTACCAAGTCCAAAAATTGCACAAGCTTACCGTGTACCAAAAATCTGGTCAGGAGATATTGACTCAGTAGAAGGACAAGGTATGATTAACACCGATTCAACATCCCCACTAGCTGTTATGGTTACAGATGTAAGTATCGATAAACACGCAGGTGAAATTGCAACAGGACGTGTATACGGTGGATCAATTGAAAAAGGATCAGAAATATTCTTTGTAGGTTCAATGTCAAAAGCAAGAACCCAACAAGTAGGAGTATATATGGGTCCTGAAAGAATTAACACAGACATCGTACCAGCAGGTAACATTGTAGCAATTACCGGAGCTCGTGGAGCAATCGCAGGGGAAACCATTACAGATGCAGACCACAACATTGCACCATTTGAAAGTCTTGAACACATCTCAGAACCTGTAGTAACAGTTGCTGTAGAAGCTAAAAACACAAAAGACCTACCAAAACTTATTGAAGTACTAAGACAAGTAGGAAAAGAAGACCCAACACTACGTGTAGAAATTAACGAAGAAACCGGTGAACACTTAATTGCTGGTATGGGTGAATTACACCTTGAAGTTATCATCTACAGAATTAACGATAAAGGATTAGAAGTAGAAACATCTGAACCTATTGTTGTATACAGAGAAACAATTGCTGGTACAGCTACAAATGTTGAAGGTAAATCACCTAACAAACACAACAGATTCTACATAGACATTGAACCATTATCTGATGATTTAATGAACGCAATATCTGAAGGAGAAATCCAAGAAGGACGTGTAAAAGGTAAAGAATCAGCAAAAGTATTCCAAGACCACGGTCTTGACAAAGATGAAGCTAAAAAAGTATGGGATGTATACAAACACAGTATATTCGTAAACAAAACACGTGGTATCCAATACTTAGATGAAATTAAAGAATTACTCATGGAAGGATTTGAAAGTGCTCTAGATGACGGACCACTTGCAGATGAAAAAGCTATGGGAATTAAAATCAGCCTCATGGATGCAAAAATACACGAAGATGCTGTACACAGAGGACCTGCACAAGTATTACCTGCTATAAGAAAAGCAGTATATGGTGGAATTATGCTTGCACAACCAACACTCATGGAACCTATGCAAAAAGTATACATCAGTGTACCACAAGATTACATGGGAGCAGCAACACGTGAAATCCAAAACAGAAGAGGACAAATTGTTGAAATGGGTCAAGAAGGAGATATGTCCACAATTGAATCCAAAGTACCAGTATCTGAAATGTTTGGATTTGCAGGTGATATAAGATCAGCAGCAGAAGGACGTTGTATCTGGTCAACAGAAAACTCAGGATTTGAAAGAATCCCACGTGAATTACAAAACCAAATTGTACGTGAAATTCGTGAAAGAAAAGGTTTAAGTCCAGAACCATATGGACCTGACCACTACTTAGGATAA
- the tuf gene encoding translation elongation factor EF-1 subunit alpha, translated as MAKDKTHMNLAFIGHVDHGKSTLVGHLLLLEGAIAEQQLDDGEDKFRFVMDKLGEERERGVTIDLAHAKFETQKYEYTVVDCPGHRDFVKNMITGASQADAAVLVVAANDGIMPQTKEHIFLSKTLGINQLIIAINKMDVVDYSEDKYNELKDEISKLIASVGFKPSEVPFIPVSAFEGDNITEKSSNTPWYKGNTLVQELDALDEPDKPVDLPLRLPIQDVYSITGVGTVPVGRVETGVLNTAENIAFEPAGVTGEVKSIEMHHEILDKAEPGDNVGFNVRGVGKNDVKRGDVAGTTKNPPTVAKEFKAQIVVLQHPGVITVGYTPVFHAHTAQIACTFLSLDVKLDPATGQPKEENPDFLKTGDAALVTIKPTKPMVIENIKEIPHMGRFAIRDMGQTVAAGMCIDITDKK; from the coding sequence ATGGCAAAAGATAAAACACACATGAACTTAGCATTCATTGGTCACGTAGACCACGGAAAATCAACATTAGTAGGACACCTTTTATTACTAGAAGGAGCTATTGCTGAACAACAATTAGATGACGGAGAAGACAAATTCAGATTTGTAATGGACAAACTCGGAGAAGAAAGAGAAAGAGGAGTAACCATCGACCTCGCTCACGCAAAATTCGAAACACAAAAATACGAATACACAGTAGTAGATTGTCCAGGACACCGTGACTTTGTTAAAAACATGATTACCGGAGCATCACAAGCAGATGCAGCAGTACTCGTAGTAGCTGCAAACGACGGTATTATGCCACAAACAAAAGAACACATCTTCTTATCAAAAACCTTAGGAATCAACCAATTAATTATTGCAATTAACAAAATGGATGTAGTAGACTACTCAGAAGACAAATACAACGAACTCAAAGATGAAATCAGTAAACTCATCGCTTCAGTAGGATTCAAACCTTCAGAAGTACCATTCATACCAGTTTCCGCATTTGAAGGAGACAACATCACAGAAAAAAGCTCAAACACACCTTGGTACAAAGGAAACACCTTAGTACAAGAACTTGATGCTTTAGATGAACCTGATAAACCAGTAGACCTTCCATTAAGACTCCCTATTCAAGATGTATACTCAATTACAGGAGTAGGAACAGTACCTGTAGGAAGAGTAGAAACAGGAGTATTAAACACAGCAGAAAACATTGCATTTGAACCAGCTGGAGTAACCGGTGAAGTAAAATCAATAGAAATGCACCACGAAATTCTCGATAAAGCAGAACCTGGAGACAACGTTGGATTCAACGTAAGAGGTGTAGGTAAAAACGATGTTAAACGTGGAGACGTAGCTGGAACAACCAAAAACCCACCTACGGTTGCAAAAGAATTCAAAGCACAAATCGTTGTGCTACAACATCCTGGTGTAATCACAGTTGGATACACACCTGTATTCCACGCACACACAGCACAAATTGCATGTACATTCTTATCCTTAGATGTAAAACTTGACCCTGCAACAGGACAACCTAAAGAAGAAAACCCTGACTTCCTCAAAACAGGAGATGCAGCTTTAGTAACAATTAAACCAACAAAACCAATGGTAATTGAAAACATTAAAGAAATCCCTCACATGGGAAGATTCGCTATCCGTGATATGGGTCAAACCGTAGCAGCAGGTATGTGTATAGACATTACCGACAAAAAATAA
- the rpsJ gene encoding 30S ribosomal protein S10 — protein sequence MNKARIKLTGTDPEKIADVCNQLKSIAERTGVDLSGPIPLPTRKLVVPTRKSPDGEGKATWEKWELRIHKRLVGIEADERAMRQVMKVNVPDNVSIEIELKS from the coding sequence ATGAATAAAGCTCGAATTAAATTAACCGGTACAGATCCTGAAAAGATTGCAGATGTATGTAATCAACTTAAAAGTATAGCTGAAAGAACTGGTGTAGATTTATCCGGTCCTATTCCATTACCAACAAGAAAACTTGTAGTACCTACAAGAAAAAGTCCTGATGGTGAAGGAAAAGCTACATGGGAAAAATGGGAACTAAGAATTCACAAACGTCTCGTTGGTATTGAAGCTGATGAACGTGCTATGAGACAAGTTATGAAAGTAAATGTTCCTGATAATGTAAGTATCGAAATTGAACTTAAATCCTAG
- a CDS encoding aldo/keto reductase, translating into MEEYTQLSNGVEIPKLGFGVFQITDYDECKQAVLDALSNGIRLIDTAEAYFNEKAVGDAIKESKIPREEIFITTKIWITDYGYENTKKAFKESCEKLGTDYIDLYLIHQNIGDVYGTWRAMEELYEEDKIKAIGISNFTKARLYDFCVHNKIKPMVLQIEVNPFYQQDDIVDYCKDMDIQVEAWSPLAEGRNNIFQNPVLTEIGDKYNKSVAQVIIRWLIQRDIIVFPKSVHPERIKENADVFDFELSDEDMKKIATLDTGVGSVDLDSYDFIKMINSYTD; encoded by the coding sequence ATGGAAGAATATACACAATTATCAAATGGAGTTGAAATACCAAAACTTGGATTTGGAGTTTTCCAGATAACAGACTATGATGAATGTAAACAAGCAGTACTAGATGCACTAAGTAATGGAATACGTCTTATTGACACAGCAGAAGCATATTTTAATGAAAAAGCAGTAGGAGATGCAATTAAAGAATCAAAAATTCCACGTGAGGAAATATTTATAACAACTAAAATATGGATAACAGATTATGGGTATGAAAACACTAAAAAAGCATTTAAAGAATCATGTGAAAAATTAGGTACAGACTATATAGATTTATATCTAATACACCAAAACATTGGTGATGTCTATGGAACATGGCGTGCAATGGAAGAGTTATATGAAGAAGATAAAATTAAAGCAATAGGAATTTCAAACTTTACAAAAGCAAGATTATATGACTTCTGTGTACATAACAAAATAAAACCAATGGTACTACAAATAGAAGTAAATCCATTCTACCAACAAGATGATATAGTAGACTATTGTAAAGATATGGACATACAAGTTGAAGCATGGTCACCACTTGCTGAAGGTAGAAATAACATCTTCCAAAATCCAGTACTAACTGAAATTGGAGATAAATACAATAAATCAGTAGCACAAGTAATTATTCGCTGGTTAATTCAACGTGATATTATAGTATTTCCTAAATCTGTACATCCTGAAAGAATTAAAGAAAATGCTGATGTATTTGACTTTGAACTATCAGATGAAGATATGAAAAAAATTGCAACACTTGATACAGGAGTAGGTAGTGTGGATCTTGATAGTTATGATTTTATAAAAATGATTAACAGCTACACAGATTAA
- a CDS encoding ABC transporter substrate-binding protein, with protein MQKKNIKYLIIGLIALIIIIIAAASVLGNSTDTDPTHLVVAFSGHGGEPEAGFNPLTGWGCGHLNFNPLIQSTLLTSDENGTFKNDVATGYNVSSDGLTWTVGIRDDIKFSNNESLKASDVAFTFNEARTSNSELDMSNLDHATAINDTTVEFKLKEPQSTFVYSLRYIGIVPEKDYNNETYGEHPIGSGPYKLEQWDRGQQAILVANDNYYGEKPYFKQLTLLFTTEKNSLEFVKSNKADVVEASFMDLNYKADGYKFVELKSPRAQGVSLPYMNDTGIKTDQGNPVGNNVTGDPAIRKALNIGINREEIVNTVYQGHASVDYTGVDNLPYANPEGKIKDNNPEEAKQILTNAGWVDTDNDGIREKDGTKASFKLYYSSEDMARQSLATVIKQQASELGIEIELVGTDWDTIYQNMYSQGVLMQQSSQDPYKTIYQQYYSKDNFTEDDYMNPNEYNNSEVDSILTQAMQSTNINGSNDLWRQAAYINAENGFGPAANAPWLWVADYDYCYFVNDDIDMGTPPSMGQDVLENICEWKRTNTTN; from the coding sequence ATGCAGAAAAAAAATATAAAATATTTAATTATTGGATTAATTGCATTGATAATTATTATTATTGCAGCTGCATCAGTTTTAGGAAATTCCACAGATACTGATCCAACACATCTTGTTGTTGCATTCTCAGGACATGGTGGAGAACCTGAAGCAGGATTTAATCCTCTCACAGGATGGGGATGTGGGCATTTAAATTTTAATCCTTTAATTCAAAGTACACTTTTAACTTCAGATGAAAATGGAACTTTTAAAAACGACGTAGCAACAGGATATAATGTTAGTTCTGATGGACTTACATGGACTGTAGGAATAAGAGATGATATTAAGTTTTCAAATAATGAATCACTTAAAGCATCAGATGTAGCATTTACATTTAATGAAGCAAGAACAAGTAACTCAGAATTAGATATGAGTAACTTAGATCATGCAACAGCAATAAATGATACAACAGTAGAATTCAAACTTAAAGAACCACAATCAACTTTTGTATATAGTTTAAGATATATTGGAATTGTACCTGAAAAAGATTATAATAATGAAACATATGGAGAACATCCAATAGGATCAGGACCATACAAACTAGAACAATGGGATCGTGGACAACAAGCAATACTAGTAGCAAATGACAACTACTATGGAGAAAAACCATACTTCAAACAACTAACATTACTTTTCACAACAGAGAAAAATTCACTAGAATTTGTAAAATCAAACAAAGCTGATGTAGTAGAAGCATCATTCATGGATCTTAACTATAAAGCAGATGGATATAAATTTGTAGAACTTAAATCTCCAAGAGCACAAGGAGTATCACTACCATACATGAATGACACAGGAATAAAAACAGATCAAGGAAATCCAGTGGGAAACAATGTAACAGGAGATCCTGCAATACGAAAAGCATTAAATATAGGAATAAATCGTGAAGAAATAGTAAATACTGTATATCAAGGACATGCAAGCGTAGACTACACAGGAGTTGACAATCTCCCATATGCAAATCCTGAAGGAAAAATTAAAGATAATAACCCAGAAGAAGCAAAACAAATACTTACAAATGCAGGATGGGTAGATACAGATAATGACGGAATACGTGAAAAAGATGGAACAAAAGCATCATTTAAACTATATTATTCATCAGAGGATATGGCACGTCAATCACTAGCAACAGTTATAAAACAACAAGCAAGTGAACTTGGTATTGAAATAGAACTTGTAGGAACAGACTGGGATACAATATATCAAAATATGTACAGTCAAGGAGTATTAATGCAACAATCCTCACAAGATCCATATAAAACCATATACCAACAATACTACTCAAAAGATAACTTCACAGAAGATGACTATATGAATCCTAATGAATATAACAACAGTGAAGTTGATAGTATATTAACTCAAGCTATGCAAAGTACCAATATTAATGGTTCAAATGATCTTTGGAGACAAGCAGCATATATTAATGCAGAAAATGGTTTTGGACCTGCTGCTAATGCTCCATGGCTTTGGGTTGCAGATTATGATTACTGCTACTTTGTAAATGACGATATTGACATGGGAACACCACCTAGTATGGGACAGGATGTTCTTGAAAACATTTGTGAATGGAAACGAACAAACACTACAAACTAA
- a CDS encoding ABC transporter permease: protein MKNKDKKYFTLYNANLRTKTIVVISVALILFLIIILSSIFVDKTTALATNFTNINQPPSLEYPFGTDWMGRNMFTRTLLGLGISVGIGVLTSILTTIIAIILGVASSLNNLMDEAVALVIDLFGSIPHILLIILVSICFGTGIYGVIMGIGLTHWTPLARVLRAEIKKIKATDYVKLSKQLGHSKWWIAKKHIIPLVVSQVIVGLILVFPHAIMHEASISFLGFGLSPHEPAIGIILAEAMNYFSLGYWWLAVFPGLSLLLIVLIFDLIGENVQKLLDPQSVEGK from the coding sequence TTGAAAAATAAAGATAAAAAATATTTTACTTTATATAATGCAAATCTTCGAACAAAAACTATAGTTGTAATTTCTGTAGCATTAATCTTATTTCTCATAATTATACTAAGTAGTATATTTGTAGATAAAACAACAGCACTTGCAACAAACTTTACAAACATTAATCAACCCCCATCATTAGAATATCCTTTTGGAACAGATTGGATGGGACGTAACATGTTTACAAGAACTCTTCTTGGTCTTGGAATAAGTGTTGGTATTGGAGTATTAACATCAATACTTACAACTATAATTGCAATAATATTAGGTGTTGCATCAAGTTTAAATAATTTGATGGATGAAGCTGTAGCATTAGTAATTGATCTTTTTGGTTCAATTCCTCATATTCTTCTTATTATTCTTGTATCAATTTGTTTTGGAACAGGTATTTATGGAGTAATTATGGGTATTGGTTTAACTCACTGGACACCACTTGCACGTGTTTTAAGAGCTGAAATTAAGAAGATTAAAGCAACAGATTATGTAAAGTTATCAAAACAGTTAGGACATAGTAAATGGTGGATTGCAAAAAAACATATTATACCACTTGTAGTTTCCCAGGTAATTGTAGGTCTAATACTAGTTTTTCCACATGCTATTATGCATGAGGCAAGTATTTCATTTTTAGGATTTGGACTTTCACCACATGAACCTGCTATTGGTATTATTCTTGCTGAAGCTATGAATTACTTTTCACTTGGTTATTGGTGGCTTGCAGTATTTCCTGGTCTTTCATTACTTTTAATTGTATTAATCTTTGATTTAATTGGAGAAAATGTTCAAAAACTACTAGATCCACAATCAGTGGAAGGAAAATAA